GCCGGTCGCCGGGACGGTACGGCATCGCCCCGCCCGCCGGAGAAGGCGGACGGGGCGAACGAGACCGACGGGTCCACGGGGGCTTCGAAAGCTTCGGTACTCCGGGCCTCCGACGGGAGCGACGTCCGCAGGACGGACTCCCGCAGCGCGGCGAGCGCGCGATCAGTTGGTGACGTACATGTACTTCCAGGCGCTGTAGGCCGTCGAGTTCACGGCGTCACCGGAGTAGTCGGCACCCCTGATGTACGCGGACCGGATACGGAACTTGAATCCGACGGAACCCGCCCCCGGCTTGCCCAGGTTGACGATCGTCTTGCCCGCCGAGTCCAGCTTGAAGTACTGCGAGTCGCCGCTGCGCCAGGCGCCGGCGTAGTACACCTGGATGTCCATCCGCTGCTTGCGGCCCGGGTAGGCGTTGATCGCGGTGTGGAACCAGGGCGTCGACGTCTTGTGGACCCAGTAGTAGTTCGTCGCGCCGATCTTGCCCGTCTTGTAGTACTTGGACATGGCCGTGACGACCTTGGCCCGGCCCCCCGACCAGACCATGACGGTCTTGGCCGCGGTCCGCGCGTCGCCGTCGTACACGGCGTAGACGACCGAGTCCCGGTACATGGTCAGGGTGCCGGAGAGCTTGCCCGCGCTGTTGACCGTGCCGGACTTGAGCAGGTACTTGCCCTTGCCGTCCCCGGCACGGTCCGCGTAGAGCTTCACCGTGCGGTTCTTGTACGTCTTGCCGAGGACCGCGGTGAAGGCGACCGGCTGCCCGTAGGCGAACACCTTCTTGTTGTTGTTCACCGTGAGCGTGACCGCGGTCCGGGACACCGCGACGACGTCGGAGCCGCTCGCCGGGGAGTGCGTGGCGTCGCCCGCGTACGCGACCTTGTACGTCACGTTGCCGCCGGCCGAGGTGGTGTCGGCGAAGGAGAACGCACCGCCCGCCTTGGTGACGACCGCGGGCAGCACCTTGCCCTTGGGGTATTCGAGGTCGGTGCGCGTCACGGTCAGCTTGGTCCCGACGGGGATCGCCACACTCGCGGTGATCTTGCCGGTGACGGTCAGGGCCTTGCCGCGCGTCGCGGTCGCGGGCGCGTTGACGGTGAGCGTCGGGAGCGACCTGTTCGGGTCGGTGAGCACACGCAGTGTGTAGACGTTGTCGCTGTTCACCGACACGGCGAAGAGCCGACTGCCGTCGGGCGCCCACGTGAGGGCTCCGTCGGCCAGAGTGTCACCGCCGCTGCTGGCCCCCGTGTTGGGGAAGTCGTACTCACGGACGGGCGTGGTGGCGCCCTGCCGGTAGACGTGCACGTCCGGGCCGTACCAGGAGGAGGTACCCGCCGCGACGGTACCGTCCGGGGCGATGGCCACACCGCTGCCGTAGTCGCCCGAGGGGTAGCGGCCGACCTCGGAGAGGTCGGTGGTGGAGTACGCCGGGTGGGCGTACGGGTATCCGCTCGCCGTCACGACCTGCGTGCCGTCCGGCGAGACCGCGAGCTGGTCGAAGAAACTCCCCTCGACGGACTTGTTCGCGCCCAGGACCGCGGTCCCGCCCGAGACGTCGTACACCGCGAGAATGCCTGCGGAGGTGCTCTCCTCCCCTGCGACGAGCACACCCGAGTCGGGGTCCGACGCCAGCACGGGCGCCGTGTAGAACGAGGCGTTTCCGTCCTGGTCCAGGGTCACGACGGGCTCCGGGCCGGAAAGGTCCAGAGAACCGATCGCTCCGTCGGGGGCCGCGCCGTAGGAGAACCACAGCTTGCCTCCGGCCGGCGCGAGGTCGCGCGGTCGGTCGGCGCCGCCCAGGTCGTAACTCGCGCTCACCGTGTAGGTGGACGTCTCCACGGAGACGATCCGGTCCGCGCCCGCCACGGCCGCGTAGATGTGACCGGAGTCCTCGGAGAGCGCCAGGCCGTCCACGCCCGTCAGGCCGGCGAGCGTGGCGACCGCGGTGCCCGCGTAGTCGGTGACGACGATCTTGCCGGCTGTCGGGTCCGATATGTAGACCCGCTGGTGGACGCCGTCCACCACGACGTCTCCAGCGGACTTCAGGGAGAGAACCTTCGCGGTGTCGGCCGCGGCCGAACCGGCCGTCACGACGCTCAACGTCGCGGAACTGAAAAGAACCGCGAGCGCCGTCGCAGTCGTGATCACGCGTCTGCGCTTCTGTCTGCGCACCATGATCAAACCCCCCCGGGGTGAAGAAAGTGTGTAAGCGTTGCCGCTGACGCGCAGCCTATGCGACCCCTGTGACAACTGAGCACCGGTATACCGCGAGAGCCCCAACGATGTTCGTCACACCCTGCGAAACCGCAACCCCGTTGGCTGTGACGCTCGTTGGGGCCTGAAGGCCTGATGTCCGTTTTCCGCCGGCACTCCGGGTCACGCGCCGGAATCCTCGTCCCGTGAACACCACCTACGAAGTGCGGGCCATCGCCCCCACCGTCCTGGACCAGCTCCGCCGACGGGACGACGCGGGCCACACCCGGACCGCGGCCACCGACCCGGAGGGCGGCGCCCCACTGCGGTGCTGCCTCGGCCGGAGCAAGGCCGGCGAGCGCATCGTGCTCGTCTCGTACGCCCCGCTGCGCCGCTGGGCCCAGGAGACCGGCGCCGAACCAGGACCGTACGACGAATGCGGCCCGGTCTTCATCCATGCGGACGACTGCGGCGGCCCCACCTCCGGGGCCGGCTACCCGGCCGAACTCCACGGGCCGCTCCGCACACTTCGGCTCTACGACGCCCGGGGGCACATCCTCGGCGGACACCTCGTCGAACTGCCGCGCGAACGGGCGGGGGAGATGGACCACGCCCTGCGCGAGGTCTTCGCGGACCGGGCCGTGGCAGTGGTGCACGTACGGGCGGTGGAGTTCGGGTGCTTCATGGCGGAGGTACGGCGGGGGTAGCGCCTCGGACCCCGTGCTGCCGCGCGCGGGGGAGAAAGGATGCGGCAGATTCGGATCGCCCGGGTACCCTCACCCGCATTCCCGATGAGAGCGAGACCCGGACCGTGTCCGATCACTGCTGCGAGACGATGACCCGGTACGCGAGCGCGGACTGCGACCAGCACGACGACCCCTTCGCCTGCCCGGACACGCTGATCAGTTTCGACGCCCGGTTCCAGGAGTACGGGCTGATCATCCACGACGGGGGCACCTCGGCGAGCACCATCGACTTCTGTCCCTGGTGCGGACGACGCCTCCCGGAATCCCAGCGCGACCGCTGGTTCGACGAGTTGGAACGACTCGGGGTCGATCCGGGGGAGGACGAGATCCCCGCCGCGTACCAGAACGACCGCTGGCTCGCCCTCCCGTCGCGAGACTGAGCGGCGAACCGCGTCAGACGGACGGGTTGCAGTCTCCGGAGTACCGCAGGTTCGCATGCGTGTACTGGCCGCTCGAAGCTTGCCGGCCTGAACGCCAACCCGGCGGCACGGCCGGTGAGCGACGATCAAGCTGTTGTCAGCCGCTGGTTCTAAGGTCGGCCCTATGGCATCAGACAAGGTCCAGGACTCATGGACTCGCATCGACGCGTGGCTGCGCGAGCACGCGCCCCGCACTTTCGCCACGCTTGGGCCGCCTGCAGGCGGCGAGGAGATCGCAGCAGCGCAACAGGATCTGGGAGTCACCTTTCCTCCGGACCTGGTCGCTTCACTCCTCCGGCACAACGGGGCGCTGGAGGGACCTGAGGCTTTCCGCTTCAGCACGGGCGACCGGCTGCTCGGAGTGAGCGGAATCCTCGGGGACACCGGGTTCATGCGCGGCATCGACCAGGGCCGCGACGGGGAGACCGAGGACTACTGGCTCCACGATTACGTGAAGTTCGGTTCTTACGACGTGACGTCGGACGGTCTTCTGATGGATTGCCGTACCGGGCGGGACTCCTTCGGTGTGATCGGACGGTTCTTCGACGAGACCGGTTCCAGTTTCGGGCAGGCCGACTCGTTGGGTGAGTATCTGGCCGAACTGGCCGGCACGCTTGAGCGCGGCAAGGACGCTGGTGTCGTCACCTTCAACGGCCGGCTGTTCTGGGAGGCGTGTCCGCCTGCCAGGCCGCAGTACAGTGCCGACGAGCCCCTTCCCGCACCGGATGCGCAGCTGCAAGAGCTGGATCTGTCCTACAGTCCCACCGACCTCCTCCACGTGAGCCACCTGGACGGGCATGAGGAACTCGGTGCGTTGATCGCAGTTCTGCCGTACGAGCAGGTGGTCGACGCCGCGCGTAAGCAACTGCGCAGACTGGCGGTCGAAACGGGTCTGAACAACTACCCGGAGGTCAACGCAGCGCTGGACGCGTGGGAGTGCGGTGTGGCCCTGCCGCAGCCTGACCAGACCGGCCCGCTCGCCTTGCGACTCCGCGCGGTGCTCGCACAGGCCGACACCGGCCAAGACCACACGCGCAGGTGGGCCGCGGAGAAGATAGCCCTCGGGATCTGGGGGTCCCCGTACAGGTCCGTGTGCGAGAGCGCGGAGACCCGGAGCCACCTCACTCTCGACTGGCGCGCGGATCTGCATGCGGACCTGGGTAATCAGCCCCTGCCACCGATACCTGACGACCGATTCTGGGGGGCGCTGCGCAACCCCGCCATCGACTCCAGTTGGTACGCGGCCCAGTACAGCCAAGATCAGGACTGACCCCATGGGTTTCGGTTCCGCGTGCGTGCTTCATGTGGCGGTCATCGCCGGACGAAGCGCTCACTAAGGATCTTCAGCGCCGCCGCTCCAGCGTCAGGATGGCCTTGACGATGGACCGGGTCGGCGGCGAAGGCCGCCCAGGTGGCGGGGGCCACGACGAGGACGGGGCCATCGGGGCGCTTGGAGTCACGGACAGCCACGGAGCCGGGGACGTTGCGGGCCACCTCGACGCACTCGCCATCTCCGCTGCTATAGCTGGACTTGACGAAATCGAAGTGGGGCACAGCTACAGCTCCTTGCGAATACGCTCTATGAGAGCGATGGAATCGCGGGGAGCGAGTCCGCTTCTTGCAATGCGGCCGAACGTGACGTTGTGGCGGGTGGCGTCCGTCTCGCTCTCCAACCACAGCGTAGACGACGTGGTGTCCATGTAAACCACGTCCAACGCCCCTGGTTCGGCGAAGGAAACCACGCTGAATGCGCTGGTCATCCCCGGATGGGACCCCGCCAGGAACGGGACAACCTGCACAGTGACATTTGGCTCCGCCGACGCTTCGGCAAGGCGGGCAAGTTGAGTACGCATCACCTCGCGTCCCCCGACCAACTGGCGCAGCGCGCCCTCTCCGATGATGGCCCACAGCGCGAGGGGCTGATCATCCGCCAGACGAGCCTGCCGAGCCACCTTCGCTTCGACGAAGCGCTCGATCTCTTCCGGCTCCCGCCACTCAGCATTGCCCACCGCGAGGGCCCGCGCATAGTCCGGCGTCTGCAACAGGCCGGGAACAAAAGCGCCTTGCCAGGTGCGGATGCCGGTAGCGATGTCCTCCAGCGCCACGTACTCGACCAGCGACCGCAGCTCCGGATACTGGTTCCACCAGCCCTTCGCCTTGCGGCGCTCCCGGTCGAGCCCGGCCAGCTCCATCAAGCGGCCGACGAGCCTCGCGTCGTCGGCGCCGTAGAACTCGCACAGGGTGCGGATGTCCGGGTCCCGCATCGGGACCCATCCGCGCTCCATTTTCACGATCTTCGAGTTGGTAGCACTGATCGTCTGCGCGGCCTGCTGCTGTGTTTTGCCCGACGCGTCCCGCAGGCGAAGCAGCTCGCTACCGAGCCTTCGGCCCAGCACGGTTGAGGTCCGGTTCCCGAGTTGGGTTGCTCGATTCACAAGACAAGTGTGGCGGCCGGCCCAGTCCACGTCGACAACGATCCCCCGTTGGGGACAATTGTCTCCGTTTCACTTGTGCCCAGACTCCTGGGGTCGCTACGTTCAGTGCTCCACCGCTCGCTCAGCGGAGCCGCCCGGCGGAAGTGCACCGTCCTGCCCTGCGCCGGATACCTCCCGGCCCCGGCGCCGGCTCGGCATCGCCACCGCCCGTTTCCACGGAGGTACGTGTCCATGACGCCCGCCCAGGAAATCCCCGCCCCCGAACCCGTTCTCCATGAGGACGTGCTCAGCTACCCGCCCACACCCGGCAGCGTCCGGCGCAGCCGGCACAGGGCCGCGCGGCTCGTCGTGGAGTGGGGGTACGGCGACCTGGCCGACGATGTGGGCCTGCTGGTGAGCGAGTTGGCCACCAACGCGGTGCTGCACGGCGCTCTGCGGGGCCGCCTCTTCCGTGTGCGGCTCCTGATCACCGCGACCGCCGTGCGGATCGAGGTCAGCGACCCGCGGTCGGAACGGCTCCCCGACACCCGCGAGCCCGTCGACACCGACTGCTACGGGCGGGGGCTGCTGATCGTGGCGCACATCGCCGACAGGTGGGGCATCGAGCACCGCACGGTCGGCAAGACGGTGTTCGCCGAGATGTCCCTCGTACGCGAGTCCGGTCCCGCTCTGCTCCCGTAAGTCCACGCGAACCCCCGCGAGCCCTCGCGCACACCACCAGGCGTACCGGCCCCACGGCTCGACCAGCGTTCATGACGGACAACGCCGAGATGGATCGGCCGAGAATCCGTGTGGCCGCGTACGTGGTCAGACACCGCGCGACCCCCGAACTCCTGGTCTTCGACCACGTGGGTGTCCCGGAGGCGGGCACCCAAGTCCCTGCCGGCGGGGTCGGGGCGGGCGCAGGACTGGAGGA
The DNA window shown above is from Streptomyces sp. NBC_00247 and carries:
- a CDS encoding ATP-binding protein; amino-acid sequence: MTPAQEIPAPEPVLHEDVLSYPPTPGSVRRSRHRAARLVVEWGYGDLADDVGLLVSELATNAVLHGALRGRLFRVRLLITATAVRIEVSDPRSERLPDTREPVDTDCYGRGLLIVAHIADRWGIEHRTVGKTVFAEMSLVRESGPALLP
- a CDS encoding DUF6980 family protein, whose product is MSDHCCETMTRYASADCDQHDDPFACPDTLISFDARFQEYGLIIHDGGTSASTIDFCPWCGRRLPESQRDRWFDELERLGVDPGEDEIPAAYQNDRWLALPSRD
- a CDS encoding WD40 repeat domain-containing protein produces the protein MITTATALAVLFSSATLSVVTAGSAAADTAKVLSLKSAGDVVVDGVHQRVYISDPTAGKIVVTDYAGTAVATLAGLTGVDGLALSEDSGHIYAAVAGADRIVSVETSTYTVSASYDLGGADRPRDLAPAGGKLWFSYGAAPDGAIGSLDLSGPEPVVTLDQDGNASFYTAPVLASDPDSGVLVAGEESTSAGILAVYDVSGGTAVLGANKSVEGSFFDQLAVSPDGTQVVTASGYPYAHPAYSTTDLSEVGRYPSGDYGSGVAIAPDGTVAAGTSSWYGPDVHVYRQGATTPVREYDFPNTGASSGGDTLADGALTWAPDGSRLFAVSVNSDNVYTLRVLTDPNRSLPTLTVNAPATATRGKALTVTGKITASVAIPVGTKLTVTRTDLEYPKGKVLPAVVTKAGGAFSFADTTSAGGNVTYKVAYAGDATHSPASGSDVVAVSRTAVTLTVNNNKKVFAYGQPVAFTAVLGKTYKNRTVKLYADRAGDGKGKYLLKSGTVNSAGKLSGTLTMYRDSVVYAVYDGDARTAAKTVMVWSGGRAKVVTAMSKYYKTGKIGATNYYWVHKTSTPWFHTAINAYPGRKQRMDIQVYYAGAWRSGDSQYFKLDSAGKTIVNLGKPGAGSVGFKFRIRSAYIRGADYSGDAVNSTAYSAWKYMYVTN
- a CDS encoding helix-turn-helix domain-containing protein, whose product is MNRATQLGNRTSTVLGRRLGSELLRLRDASGKTQQQAAQTISATNSKIVKMERGWVPMRDPDIRTLCEFYGADDARLVGRLMELAGLDRERRKAKGWWNQYPELRSLVEYVALEDIATGIRTWQGAFVPGLLQTPDYARALAVGNAEWREPEEIERFVEAKVARQARLADDQPLALWAIIGEGALRQLVGGREVMRTQLARLAEASAEPNVTVQVVPFLAGSHPGMTSAFSVVSFAEPGALDVVYMDTTSSTLWLESETDATRHNVTFGRIARSGLAPRDSIALIERIRKEL
- a CDS encoding DUF1203 domain-containing protein encodes the protein MNTTYEVRAIAPTVLDQLRRRDDAGHTRTAATDPEGGAPLRCCLGRSKAGERIVLVSYAPLRRWAQETGAEPGPYDECGPVFIHADDCGGPTSGAGYPAELHGPLRTLRLYDARGHILGGHLVELPRERAGEMDHALREVFADRAVAVVHVRAVEFGCFMAEVRRG
- a CDS encoding SMI1/KNR4 family protein, which encodes MASDKVQDSWTRIDAWLREHAPRTFATLGPPAGGEEIAAAQQDLGVTFPPDLVASLLRHNGALEGPEAFRFSTGDRLLGVSGILGDTGFMRGIDQGRDGETEDYWLHDYVKFGSYDVTSDGLLMDCRTGRDSFGVIGRFFDETGSSFGQADSLGEYLAELAGTLERGKDAGVVTFNGRLFWEACPPARPQYSADEPLPAPDAQLQELDLSYSPTDLLHVSHLDGHEELGALIAVLPYEQVVDAARKQLRRLAVETGLNNYPEVNAALDAWECGVALPQPDQTGPLALRLRAVLAQADTGQDHTRRWAAEKIALGIWGSPYRSVCESAETRSHLTLDWRADLHADLGNQPLPPIPDDRFWGALRNPAIDSSWYAAQYSQDQD